The Lysinibacillus timonensis nucleotide sequence GATTGGTTTTATCGAAGTACAGGTTTTATGCTCTACTGCATTAGCCATTGTCTCAAAAACTAGTAACAATTGTGCTAAATCCTCGTCTTCAAGCACTGGTCTTTTATTCAATCTAGCGCATTTATCTAGTAAAAAGCCTAATTCCTCTATCGTATAAATCATTGGCCAAAAATACTCAAGTGCTGACTTATCTTTAGGGATTTCTCCTGATGCGGTATCGTATAGCATTCTTAAGTTCGTCAAATTCGTTTCCATCTTATTAAACTCAATATTTTTCCCATAGTTATGGTGGATTTCTTTTTTTGAAAATAATACATATATTACTTGTGCTTGACTTCGAATCGTTTTAGCAAAATGATGCGATAACCTACTTGACGCCGATTTACGACCTACTACCCAAACACCAATTAAACCAATCATGATACCGATTGTGACATCTATTAAACGGGCAGATGCAAAAAATGAAAATGAAAATTGGCCTGAATTGCCACTTTCAGCCATAATTAAAGCATTCGGTGTAAAAAACAGTGCAGCTAAGCCATAATTTTTTACTATAAATAACTCCGTAATGAATGTTAATAAAAAAACAAAAAATGCCAACATATAACCCGTAGGATGTAAGGTAAGAATGACGCCTGCAATTAGAATACCGAAGATTGTTCCAAGACTACGTTGTATGGCTCTATGAAATGTTGCAACCGCTGTTGCACCAGACATCACTGCGACACAAGATAGCGGTACCCAAAATGAACGGATTAGCTCGAATTCATAGGCGATTATTGCGGCTAAAAATGTAAAAAAACCAAATCTAAGTGCGTTAATGAAAACGATAGAATTTTTATCAAATGAACCAAAAATTACTGTTGCTGGTGATACTGCAGAAACCCATATAAGTTTATTCAAACTAGTGCTAGATACAGTTAAGCTATCTTTCGCCTCATTTATTTCCAAATAAAGTAAAGCGCTTTTCTCATCCATTTTTTCCGGGTGGGGTAATAATATTGAAGCATCATCTTCTCTATTTTTAGATTCAATTAGATTGGCGATGATTCGCAAACAATCTCCAAAATTGTTTGGTATTTTCTCATGAGAGTCTTTAAAATGTTCAACAACAAATAAGAAGATTTTATTTGCATAATCATTTAATACATATAAGTAGTTGTAATTAGAATTATTACTCCAAGGGATATATCCTGACCTTAATGTTTGACCAGCTTCCTTCAATGTCGACATCACAATGTGTTGGTATTCGTTTTCTTTTTCGCTTCCAATTGAATCTAAATAATTTGCTAAAGTAATGTAGGAACGTTTCACCACACTTTTTTCAGGACCATATGGATTGAAAAACCAACCACTCATAGCAACCAAAAAAGAAATTAAGCCTCCTAGGAAGGTTAAACCTGCTCTAATAAATGCTTCTTCCGGAGCGATGGGCATGCCTGTCGTCATTGCAAACACTAAAACAAAAAATATAGCGGATGGGCCAATTAATCGAAATACCCCAAATAAAAAAATCGCTGTTGCTCCAATGACCCCCATTATGATTGCTGTAATAATTGGATGGGGAGCTAAAAGTGTTCCCAAAAAAACACTAGAGGTGAGACCAAGTACAACCCATGTTAACTTTTTTGCTAATTGTGCATAAGGAATTGGAAAAACATATAAGTATGCAAAACCTCCCAGCCCTGCAATTAATCCATATTGAAAGTTTTGAAATAATAATCCGAACAGTAAAATCGGAATCCCGGCACATAACCCTGCTAGAAAGGCTTTTACTACTGGAAAGGGTTTCTTATTTACTTTTATTGCTTCTATAAAGATTGATGATTGTTTCATTCTTTCTTGCATATACAATTAACTCCTTCATACCTACATATCTAAAACTAATAATAGAATTTCCTAATCGAATCATAATTAAATGTATGATATAAGAAATGGGAAAATAAAAATCGTCCAAGCTCAACAAATGAACTGAACGATGTCCTATGTATATAATAGTATCATATCAATCTTAAACAAAAACAAACGAGCAGATATATATGCTAAAACCTTACCAAATTAATGGAGATATAATGCAAATGGAGGGAAATATATGAATAATACTATGACAATCTATTATTCACTCTTTAACTATAAGGAATGGACAATGTACATAGCTGCTACAGAAAAAGGATTATGTTATGTAGGATCACAAGGAGAACCATTGGAAGAACTAGAAAAATGGATTAAAAAGCACAATCCACATGCGATGTTAGTAGAAAATGAGGAAAAATTAATTCCTTCAATAGATGAATTAAAAGAATATTTCGACGGTAAAAGGAAAGATTTCAGTTCATCATTTGATTTACTAGGTACTCCATTTCAAGTCAATGTTTGGAACACATTATTCCAAATCCCATTTGGCAAAACGAAATGTTATTCAGACATCGCCAATGAAATTAACAATCCAAAAGCTGTTCGAGCTGTAGGAACAGCAATTGGTTCAAACCCCATTGCGATTATCATACCTTGCCATCGCGTATTAGGTAAAAATGGGACTTTAACAGGCTATAGTGGTGGATTACCAGTAAAAGAGAGACTTCTACAGTTGGAGGGGATTCCGTATAAGCAATAGTAAAAGATTGGTGGTGCAGGCTTATCGGAAGCGGTGAAGGGCATTTCCTTGCTTTATATTGTGGATATTCCCTTCACCTGGAATAATAGTACTAGCTTCTGTACTGTTTACTAAAGTACAAATCCTAATGTAAAGAATAATAATCCACCAACTAAATTAATAAAACTAAATACCACAAGCTTCTTTATATCTTTACTTTCTTGAAATAATTTAACAATATCAAATGCAAAAGTTGAAAACGTTGTAAAGGCACCTAAAATTCCAACAGTTACAAACAAAGCTAATATGGATTGATCTGCAAGATGATGTACAGATAAACCGAGCAAAAAAGATCCAATTAAATTTACAATAGCTGTTGCCCAAAAGGTTGGGTAATTCACTTTTTGTATTATATTCGCAACTAAATACCTTAGAGATGCACCAATTCCTCCTCCTAGAGCTACCATTAACCATTCCACCGGAAATCACCTCTAAATAATCGATAACCAATCATTGCAGCTAAAACACAGGTTACAGTCATGACTATTCCAAAAATAAGTCCTATAAACACATCATCTCTTAAAATGGAAAACCACTGCTCCGAGAATGTGGAGAATGTTGTAAATGCACCAAGTAACCCTGTGGTAAAGTATAATTTTAAAGTTTCAAATTTTCTTCGTTCATAAAAACCAGTGAAACTTCCTAATAAAAAACTACCTAATATATTCACAAACCAAAGCATAAAAGTTGTGGTAAATAGTGATTGTACAATGAATCGTAATACAGCACCCGTCATACCACCCAATAACACTTGAATCCAATTAATCAAAGGACCATCACTCCGTATTAAGACCTTACTTAATTTTACTACTTTTATATAAACCAATTACAATGGGGATTACTACAGCTACTATTAATAATGGTAAAAACCAATTTCCTAATGTATGAATTTCACCTTTGGCAACACGTATAATTTGGACGAGTAAAACAGCAAAAGTAATAAGACATATATTTTTTATTATATTTAACATTTTCCTACTATTTAAATAGAATTGTTCTACATTATCTTCATTTAGGCGTTCTGGGTAATTGTGCATATGGGGCGCCTTTTCAAATAATGTCATGAATACAAACAGAAACATTCCAATGATTGGTAAAATAATGAGTTCATACTTTGAACCCCATCGGTCAACCTCCCCTGCCCCATTAAAATGACCGGGAATTTGGTCTGGAATGCTTCCCCAATTTACAATCGCATAAATAATAGATAATAAAAAGACACCTCCACCTATTATATCTAATACTCTTTCAAGTGTCGTTTTTGGTAAATTCAAAATGGGCCGATATGAATCCTTCACTAAAATCACCTCATCTTCCTTAAAAATTACCATTGTGTTTATCTTATTATAAATAAAAAGCCAGAAATTACCATCCTTCGGCAATTTCTAGCATTCTATTATGAGTTAATTTCATCTTCTTGTTGCATGCTGTGTAAGTATTCCATTATCTCTTTGACACCTTCAAGCGAATTCACTAATATTTTCGGGTCAACACAAGTGATCATACGATTCTCTAAATTAGCGATTGAAGAAAAATATTTCGTTTTTGAATAGTTAACTAATCCCATCTGAGTTAGATCAGATTCTGTTAGATTAATTATTTCTTTTGCTTCATCCACAACTAAACCGTAATTGACAACATCCGTATGAAGCACGATCATTCTAGTTAGGTCCCCACTACTAGGGGTATTATAAAGTATAGTTCCAAAATCTATTACTGGAACTAACTCCCCTCTTACTTGTGTAAAACCGAGTAAATAATTAGGAAGATGTGGAACTGGTGTAATACGTTCTAATTTTTCAATGGATACTACTTCTTCAACAGGTACTGCATATTCTTCCGTTCGACTACGGAATATTACTACTTTATCAAAAGCCATTGTCATCACCTCTATGATTGATTTATGTTAGTGGAGCATTTTACTACTTCAACTAATAAATCGGCTAATTTTTCAAGTTCTTGAATAGGCATTCGTTCTTTTGTAGTGTGTATATCTTCATATCCGACAGATAAATTGACTGTAGGGATACCAAAACTTGAGATAATATTTGCATCACTTCCACCACCAGAAACGCCTAACAATGGTTCTCTTCCAATATTTCGCACTGCTTGCAAAGCAATTTGTACGACTTGATCATCTTCTGTGACCGAAAAACCAGGATACATTAATTGAATTTCAACTTCGGCACGTCCGCCATTCTCCATTGCGATACGCTCAAACGTTTCCTTAATATGTTGAGTTTGAGCATCTAACTTTTCTTTTACAATAGAACGAGCCTCCGCCAAAATATTTACTTCGTCGCAAACAATATTTGTTGCCTGGCCACCTTCAAAGCGACCAATATTAGCAGTTGTTTCTTCATCGATACGACCTAATTTCATTTTTGAAATCGCCTTTGAAGCTAATGTAATTGCTGAGATCCCTTTTTCGGGGGCTACTCCTGCATGTGCTGTTTTACCAATTACTTTTACATTAATTTTTGCTTGATAAGGAGCACCCGTAACAATTCCACCGACTTCACCATCGCTATCAACCGCAAACCCATATTTCGCTACAATTTTACTACGATCTAATTCTCTAGCTCCTGCAAGACCATCTTCTTCACCTGCAGTAATGATGAATTGAATGGTACCATGTTCCATGTCTTGTTCCTTTAATCTTTTAGCCATTTCAAATAATGCAGCAATTCCAGCCTTATCATCAGCACCTAATATTGTAGTACCATCAGAGTAAATATAACCATCTTCACGAATCTTAGGTTTAATTCCCTTCCCTGGTACAACTGTATCCATATGGACAGTAAAGTAAATTGGGTCAATATCTAATGTTCCATGTAAAGTTGCAATAATATTGCCTACTGCATGTCCATTTCTAAGATATGCATCATCCTGATATACTTCAAAACCCATGTCTTCTAACTTTTTTATAATAATTGGTGAAATTTTCTCTTCGTGTTT carries:
- a CDS encoding M20/M25/M40 family metallo-hydrolase, with the protein product MNSRLVNEFLELVQIDSETKHEEKISPIIIKKLEDMGFEVYQDDAYLRNGHAVGNIIATLHGTLDIDPIYFTVHMDTVVPGKGIKPKIREDGYIYSDGTTILGADDKAGIAALFEMAKRLKEQDMEHGTIQFIITAGEEDGLAGARELDRSKIVAKYGFAVDSDGEVGGIVTGAPYQAKINVKVIGKTAHAGVAPEKGISAITLASKAISKMKLGRIDEETTANIGRFEGGQATNIVCDEVNILAEARSIVKEKLDAQTQHIKETFERIAMENGGRAEVEIQLMYPGFSVTEDDQVVQIALQAVRNIGREPLLGVSGGGSDANIISSFGIPTVNLSVGYEDIHTTKERMPIQELEKLADLLVEVVKCSTNINQS
- a CDS encoding methylated-DNA--[protein]-cysteine S-methyltransferase, giving the protein MNNTMTIYYSLFNYKEWTMYIAATEKGLCYVGSQGEPLEELEKWIKKHNPHAMLVENEEKLIPSIDELKEYFDGKRKDFSSSFDLLGTPFQVNVWNTLFQIPFGKTKCYSDIANEINNPKAVRAVGTAIGSNPIAIIIPCHRVLGKNGTLTGYSGGLPVKERLLQLEGIPYKQ
- a CDS encoding DUF1648 domain-containing protein — protein: MVIFKEDEVILVKDSYRPILNLPKTTLERVLDIIGGGVFLLSIIYAIVNWGSIPDQIPGHFNGAGEVDRWGSKYELIILPIIGMFLFVFMTLFEKAPHMHNYPERLNEDNVEQFYLNSRKMLNIIKNICLITFAVLLVQIIRVAKGEIHTLGNWFLPLLIVAVVIPIVIGLYKSSKIK
- a CDS encoding FUSC family protein, with protein sequence MQERMKQSSIFIEAIKVNKKPFPVVKAFLAGLCAGIPILLFGLLFQNFQYGLIAGLGGFAYLYVFPIPYAQLAKKLTWVVLGLTSSVFLGTLLAPHPIITAIIMGVIGATAIFLFGVFRLIGPSAIFFVLVFAMTTGMPIAPEEAFIRAGLTFLGGLISFLVAMSGWFFNPYGPEKSVVKRSYITLANYLDSIGSEKENEYQHIVMSTLKEAGQTLRSGYIPWSNNSNYNYLYVLNDYANKIFLFVVEHFKDSHEKIPNNFGDCLRIIANLIESKNREDDASILLPHPEKMDEKSALLYLEINEAKDSLTVSSTSLNKLIWVSAVSPATVIFGSFDKNSIVFINALRFGFFTFLAAIIAYEFELIRSFWVPLSCVAVMSGATAVATFHRAIQRSLGTIFGILIAGVILTLHPTGYMLAFFVFLLTFITELFIVKNYGLAALFFTPNALIMAESGNSGQFSFSFFASARLIDVTIGIMIGLIGVWVVGRKSASSRLSHHFAKTIRSQAQVIYVLFSKKEIHHNYGKNIEFNKMETNLTNLRMLYDTASGEIPKDKSALEYFWPMIYTIEELGFLLDKCARLNKRPVLEDEDLAQLLLVFETMANAVEHKTCTSIKPIPDIPGHRRIQEIIEELQKSSAMPLIVNQNS
- a CDS encoding CrcB family protein yields the protein MINWIQVLLGGMTGAVLRFIVQSLFTTTFMLWFVNILGSFLLGSFTGFYERRKFETLKLYFTTGLLGAFTTFSTFSEQWFSILRDDVFIGLIFGIVMTVTCVLAAMIGYRLFRGDFRWNG
- the crcB gene encoding fluoride efflux transporter CrcB, whose amino-acid sequence is MEWLMVALGGGIGASLRYLVANIIQKVNYPTFWATAIVNLIGSFLLGLSVHHLADQSILALFVTVGILGAFTTFSTFAFDIVKLFQESKDIKKLVVFSFINLVGGLLFFTLGFVL
- a CDS encoding chemotaxis protein CheW; the protein is MAFDKVVIFRSRTEEYAVPVEEVVSIEKLERITPVPHLPNYLLGFTQVRGELVPVIDFGTILYNTPSSGDLTRMIVLHTDVVNYGLVVDEAKEIINLTESDLTQMGLVNYSKTKYFSSIANLENRMITCVDPKILVNSLEGVKEIMEYLHSMQQEDEINS